A region from the Hippopotamus amphibius kiboko isolate mHipAmp2 chromosome 15, mHipAmp2.hap2, whole genome shotgun sequence genome encodes:
- the LOC130836379 gene encoding olfactory receptor 2L5-like has protein sequence MASTIHRGKLNKYPKGNYNKTSTDFILLGLFPPSKLGLFFFILIILIFLMALFGNLLMILLIFLDTHLHTPMYFLLSQLSFIDLNYISTIVPKMASNFLYGNKSISFIGCWIQSFFFLTLAGAEALLLTSMAYDRYVAICFPLHYPIRISKRVCVLMIIGSWIVGCVDSCAHTTYALHIPYCRSRAINHFFCDVPAMLTLACVDTWTYEYAMFVTTTFFLVLPFLGIACSYGRILFAVYSMNSAEGRKKAYSTCSTHLTVVTFYYVPFAYTYLHPRSLRSPTEDKVLAIFYIILTPMLNPIIYSLRNKEVMGALRRVIHRISSL, from the coding sequence GGAAAGCTAAATAAATATCCCAAGGGAAACTACAACAAAACATCAACTGATTTCATCTTACTGGGGTTATTCCCACCATCAAAACTTGGGCTGTTCTTCTTCATtctcattattctcattttcctaATGGCTTTGTTTGGCAACCTATTAATGATCCTTCTCATCTTTCTGGACACGcatctccacacacccatgtatttCCTACTTAGTCAGCTCTCCTTCATTGACCTAAATTACATCTCCACCATTGTCCCCAAAATGGCCTCTAATTTTCTGTATGGAAACAAGTCCATCTCTTTCATCGGGTGTTGGATTCAGAGCTTCTTCTTCTTGACTTTAGCAGGTGCAGAAGCACTGCTCTTGACATCTATGGCTTATGATCGTTATGTGGCCATTTGCTTTCCTCTCCACTATCCCATCAGAATCAGCAAAAGAGTTTGTGTGTTGATGATAATAGGATCTTGGATAGTTGGCTGTGTTGACTCCTGTGCCCACACCACATATGCTCTCCATATCCCTTATTGCCGATCCAGGGCCATCAATCATTTCTTCTGTGATGTCCCAGCCATGTTGACTCTGGCCTGCGTGGACACCTGGACATATGAGTACGCTATGTTTGTGACCACTACTTTCTTCCTTGTGTTGCCTTTCCTTGGTATTGCATGTTCCTATGGCCGTATTCTCTTTGCTGTTTATAGCATGAACTCtgcagaagggaggaaaaaggCCTATTCAACCTGCAGCACCCACCTCACTGTGGTGACTTTCTACTATGTGCCCTTTGCTTATACCTATCTGCATCCAAGATCCCTTCGATCTCCAACAGAGGATAAGGTTCTGGCTATCTTCTACATCATCCTGACCCCAATGCTCAACCCCATCATCTACAGCCTGAGAAACAAGGAGGTGATGGGAGCCCTGAGGAGAGTGATTCATAGAATCTCTTCTCTATAA